CGATTTAGAGAGGTCCGCTGATACCACCGTCTTTACGAACACGCCAGAAGTGGATGGCCAAGAGCAGCGAAACTGCCAGTGGAATGGCCACACAGTGGAGCACGTAGAAGCGGTTCAACGTCTCTTCACCCACAAAGCGGGCACCGAGCAAACCAAATCGAGCATCGGATGCGTTGGTGATCATCGCGATGCCGTCGATATTTAAGAACTGAGCACCGGGACCTTCGTAACCAAGGATCGGTGTCGCGCGAGCCATGTTCGAACCGACGGTGATGGCCCATACCGCCAATTGATCCCACGGGAGCAAGTAGCCGGTGAACGACATCAGCAGCGTGAGCAAGAGCAAGACGACACCGACCACCCAGTTGAATTCTCGCGGCGGTTTGTAGCTGCCGGTGAGGAACACGCGATACATGTGGAGCCAGACGGTGATCACCATGGCGTGAGCACCCCAGCGATGAAGTTCGCGGAGAATGCCCATCGAGGTGACATCGCGAAGAGCCAGGATGTCGTTGTACGCCCATTCGATCACGGGACGGTAGTAGAACATCAACAAAACGCCGGTGACCGTTTCGACCAGAAACAGGAAGAAGGTCACGCCACCCATGCACCACGTGAAGCTGAGGGCGATCCCTTGCTTCTTGATCGAGACGGGGTGGAGATGGAGGAAGAAGTTGGTGAGCATCACCACAATGCGATTGCGGCGATCGACCGGCATCGGGTGCCGGAAAATGCTCTTCCAAATCTGTGATTCGCGAATGATTTCGCTGAGCGATGCCATGACTTTTAAGGGCCTTCCCTGCGGACTTAATTTACAAGCGACAAAGGCAACTACTGACTTCGTCGATTCTGGTTAACTCAAAAAACGCTAGTTTGGAAGTTTCTGAGCCCAGCTTGCTGGCTGAACTCAGTTACCGCAGCACTTGCAGAATCGCGGGTGCTGCAGGAGTCTCTCGCAGTTTAGGTGGATTAGACCGGGACGAACGAGGAGGGGTCTTTCCATTGGCCGAGTTCTTGGTTGAAAGTTCGGCTCTTATCGACTTCAAGCTGACCGTCGTCAGCGAGACTAATGGCATAGCGTTCGAGTGGTCGCGGGGCGGGACCTTCGAAGTTCACCCCGTCTTTGTAGAAACCACTACCGTGGCATGGGCATTTGAACTTCTGTTCCCCTTCGAGCCAGTTCGGAGTGCAACCCAGGTGGGTGCAAACGGCTTTCAGTGCATACAGCATCGGCTGGCCTTCGAATTCATAACGCACAATCCAGACACCGAATTGTGGGATGAACTTCGTTTCGACCTGGCCGGGACCAAAGTTGCTGGGGAAGCCGACTTTGAATCGAGTTGGGGGCTCGATCAGGATGTTCGGGAACATGAAGCGGGCAAGTCCCAGCAGCCACATCACTTGCGTAGCGGCGAGCGACATAAACCCGACTGCCAGTGACGAGCCAAACATGCCACCGACAGCAGCGAGGCTGGCGGCTAGGAAGGTGCGACGCGAGGGATCGTCGCCAGCGGCAGCTTGCTTCGGCTGAGCGTAAGCCGGCTTGGCCGGCATCGGTGGAACTTCCAGCTTTTTCTTCGCGGGAGTTTCGTCTGGCTTGGCTTTCGCAGCGAGTTCCGACTTCGAAACGGGGCCGGGCTTGGCACCTTTGCGAACAGCGGCCAGGATGCTTGCGGTGTCTTTGGGGCCTGACTCTTTGGCAGGCTCTTTCGTGGCAACTTCAGCGGCTGGTTTGGCTGCTGCAGCTGGCTTGGGAGCAGCAGGTTTTTCAGCTTTAGGGGCCGGGGCAGCAGCGGCTGCGGGGGCATCCCCCTTTTTGGCGCGGGCAGCGGCCAGAATGTCGGCCATGCTCATCCCTGCACCACCCTTGGGTGCTGCTTTCACAGGTGCTGAAGCCGCTGCCGATGCTGCAGGTTCGCTCGCAGCTGCAGTCGGTTCGCTTGGAGCAGGTGCGGCCGGAGCCTCAGGCTCGGGTGTAGAGGCAGCTGGGGCAGGGGAATCCGCTTTCTTCCCGCCACGTGCTGCTGCCAGAATTTCCTCGACCGACATTTTCTTGGCCATAAGCCGATCATCCGTCCCGAGAGACGCTCGCTAGTGGGTCAATCCCCAACTCGGAGACGTGCCATCACGCCACTGCTGGCGTTGGGCTCGTCGCTCAGGCGGCAACCTCCATGCGTACCTAACATCTTGTTAGGCCATGCTTTAGCTGCCGAGAGAGGGTGGCTGGGGTGATTGTGATATTTTTCACGAACCTTGACTTACGTATCCTTACGCAAAGCCATACCGATGTCAACTACCCTTCCCGCAAAACCTTACGTAAAGGTAACCACATCCGAAATAGCCGCTCCACACCAAAAATTCGGTCAGTCAGCAGTCGCTGAAAAACGCTCGTTCAGGTGGTGTTGGTGCTGGTTATGTGCCAGCCTGCTTGTCGGTGCCGTGTGATTTCCCTGTTGTCGCATCGCAGGCCCGTCCCTGCAAGTTACTCTCCGCCGGAATGGTCGATTCCGTGGACCGTGGGGCGATGCTAGTGAAGCACCGGGCGAAACTCCGACCTGATTATCGCCGGGCAACTTCTAGAAAACGGTCCGCTGCTTTATATTCGAACCCTTCTGAAGCGCTGATCTCCCGGCTACACGGTGTTCGTGGCCAACCACGCTAGCGAGTGAAGACTGGTAACGAAGTCATGAAAATCTTGGTCGTTGGCAATGGTGGTCGCGAGCATGCTCTGGCCTGGAAGCTGAAGAAGTCCCCCCGGGTGACCCGCGTGTTCGTTGCGCCAGGGAACGCCGGAACCGCCATCGATGCCGAAAACGTCGACATCCCCTCCGAGGACATCCCGGCTCTGGTGAAGTTCGCAAAGCAAAACGCCATCGATCTCACGGTAGTCGGGCCAGAAATGCCACTGGTGGCAGGACTTGTCGATGCTTTTCAGGCATCCAAACTGCGCGTTTTTGGCCCCACACGAGCAGCAGCTCAGCTCGAGGGGAGCAAGGTCTTTTGCAAAAACTTGCTGCATAGCGCCGACGTCCCCACTGCCGATTACCACGTCTTTCGCGATCCCGAGAGTGCCACTCGATTTGTCACCGATCGTTATCCGTCGGACGACGAAAGTGTGCCGCTAGTGATCAAAGCCGATGGTCTGGCGGCTGGCAAAGGGGTGGTTGTCTGCTCGACGCGTCGCGATGCCCTCTCTGCGATCGATCGAATTGGTCGGCAGAAAGAGTTTGGAGCTGCTGGTAAGCAAATCGTGGTTGAGGAACGACTCGATGGACAAGAAGCCAGCGTGCTAGCGTTCACCGATGGCCGCACCATCGTCACACTCCCACCGGCTCAAGATCACAAACCGGCCTACGACGGAGATGCTGGCCCCAACACTGGCGGAATGGGTGCTTACTGCCCTGCGCCACTGGTCGGCGACAAAATGCTCCGCTGGATCGAAGAGCACATTCTCGTGCCGACGGTGCATGCCATGAAGCGCTCGCGACAGCCGTTCAAGGGTGTGCTCTATGCGGGGCTGATGATCACGCATCAGGGGCCCAAGGTCCTGGAATACAACGTTCGACTCGGCGATCCCGAATGTCAGCCGCTGCTGATGCGACTCGATAGCGATTTGGTCGATCTGCTCGAGGCGACGATCGATAGCCGCCTCGACGAAATCGCACCTCCCAAGTGGGACCCACGTCCGTCGGTCAGTGTGGTAATGGCGAGCGAAGGCTATCCCGGAAATTATGAAAAGGGACGCCCGATTCGCGGGCTCGAAGAAGCGGCTGCGATTCCCGACGTGAAGGTGTTCCATAGCGGCACCACGATCGATGCCAATGGGAATGTCGTCACGAGTGGGGGACGTGTCCTCGCGGTCACAGCTCTGGGTACCACCATTTCGGCAGCGAAGCTGCAAGCCTATACCGCAGTGAAATGCATTCGCTGGCAAGGGGCCTGGTGTCGCAAAGACATCTCCGACAAGGCTCTGGCGGGACCACGCGAAGACTTCCGCAAGCGATAATAGGGCTTTCGAGCGTCTGCATATCAGATGCTCCTGCAAGTCTACTATTCAAAAAAGTCGAGCCACTTGCTCACTTCTCCAGGCGAAGCGGGTGGCGCGGGTTTCTCGCTCTCGAGTGATGATTTTTCCTTTTGGGCCTGCTGGCCAAGCCGCTTTTGCTCCACCAGCCACATATCACTATCGATGTAGTTGGCCCCGCGACTTCGGGCACCGCGCTGCACGCGATGATCACTAGAAATCACCGTCACTTGCTTCGGGGCGGGGTGCTGCTCGAGAATCTCTTCGAGTAAGTCGTCGGCCGACTGATTGCGAGTCGAGAACTGGACGGTTAGTCCACGGTAGTGAAACGATTTGGGAAGTCCTGGCGGCGAGTGCATCCCATCGAAGACAACGAGAGTGCGCGAGGCTTTGGTTTTGCTCAATAAGAGTGTCAGGAACGAAAGCAATAGCTCGCGCGAACGAGCCAGAACCGGTGCCTTGCCATCGGGTGGAATCAAATCCGAAGCATGCAGCAGGTTGTAGCCGTCGATAAGCCAGTGGAGTGTCACCAGTGGCGGCAAAGCCGCTTGCACAAAGCCTTCGATGCGAACATCGCGCGACTTAGCTTCGACCGAGCGCGCTAGCTGGTCGGCGAGCTGTTTCGCTTGCTCGGCTCGATTTCGCGAGTCCCTTCGCATCAACGGATTTCCAGTTCCAGTGCAAAATTAACGGCCAAGGATACGACGGATTTCACTCAGTAGAGCGCGCGGGCCGGTCGCTTTTTGGACAAAGCCGACCCGATCATCCCCTGCATGCTTGAGCGCGATTTCTTCCGTCGAGTAACCACTCGTAATGATCACACGCACTTCGGGACATTGCTGACGCAAGACTCGAAACACTTGCTCCCCATCGAGGTCGGGCATCGTCAGGTCGAGAATCACCAAATCGATATCCTTGATTTTAGAAAACAGCTCGAGTCCCTCGCGCCCATTGGCTGCCAGTTCGACACGAAAGTTCTCCGAGAGAAGTACCGCTTCGACACTCATGCGCGCCACTTCTTCGTCGTCGATCAAAAGTACCAGAGGCGAGGAGCCGATGGCTGTCGGTGCCGCAGGAAGTGGAGTCGCCACTTGCTCGGGAGCTTCAGTTTCACCAGCTTGAATCGGGAGTAGCACGCGAAACGTGGTTCCACTTCCAGGAACACTCTGCACTTGAATCGCGCCGTGGTGACCACGAACAATACCGAGCACAGCCGAAAGTCCCAGACCTCGACCGGCGAACTTGGTGGAGAAGAACGGATCGAAGATGCGCTGCAAGGTGGCGGGGACCATGCCGCAGCCGGTATCGCTTACCTCGACGCAAACATACTTGCCCGGAGGCAACAGGTCGCTGCTGTAAGGGGAAATCAGGCTCTCAGTGGTTGCTTCCACAAGATGTGTTTTCAGGGTGACGACACCGATCTCCGTCCCAATCGCTTCGCTGGCGTTGAGAATCAAGTTCATGATCACTTGTCGCAGCTGAGTAGCATCGGCGATTACAGCGGGCAAATTGCTCGTTAGCTGCAGCGAGAAGGTGATGCGTTTGGAGATCGAAGTCTGCAGCAGTTCGCGCATTTCGCTAACAACGCTACTGACATTCAGCGGCTGAGTGACGAGCTTTCCCCGTCCCGAATAAGCGAGAAGTTGTCGTGTTAAATCGGCTGCTCGGCGAGCTGCGGTTTCAGCCTTTTCGAGGTACTCGACCGGGCTGCTTTTCGGTGCCAATTTCGACGCGGCAAGAACGGTGTAGTTGATCACCCCTGTTAGCAGATTGTTGAAGTCGTGAGCCACGCCACCCGCTAAGAGACCGAGACTTTCGAGTCGCTGTGTCTCTTGCAGTTTCCGCTCGATTTGCAGTCGTTCTTCGGCCAGTCGTTTACGATCGGTGATGTCGCGCGAGATGTTGATAAGCGCCACTGTTCGCTCGCCACTGCGAATCGGACTGACACGCACCTCGTAGTACTGCGATTCATGATTTTGCGGAGTCGCTTCAATTTCGAAGTCGACTGTTTCGCCGTAGTCCCAAGCTCGCGCGTAAGCGTCTCGAGCCCGCATCTGCGAACTGGGGCTGATGAACTGCAGCGAACTGGAGCCAATCACATCTTCGATACGAAAACCGGGGCCAGCTTTGTTGATGAAGCTGATCAGCCCCGAGCGATCGACCATCATGATGATGTCGGGAGCATTTTCGACGAGCGATCGCCAGCGTGCTTCGGATTCGCGAAGCGCTTCTTCGGTCAACAGACGCTGGGTGACATCGCGGCCGATCACTTGAACTGCTGGTTTTCCGCCATAAACGCAGGGGCCAACACGCGTTTCAATGGTGATCACTTTGCCATCGCGACGCACCGCTCGAATTTGTCGCAGCGGAACAGCCTGCTGTGTAGCCACGACATGTTGCACCCGCTCGTAGGTCGACGTGAGGTCGTCGGGGTGGATGACATCTTCCATCTTCACCCCGAGAAAATCGTCGATATCGCGCGCGGCCAGAAGTTCGACCGCTGCTGGATTGCCGTAGACGAACGCGCCGTCCTGTACGATCCCAATCGCCTCGGGGGATAGTTCGACAAGTTCACGATAACGGGCTTCGCTTTGCAGCGCTGAGAGTTCGGCCAGTTTGCGATCGGTGATATCGCGTGCACAGCAAACAATCCGGTCGACCTTGCCATCTCCCAAGCCCACAGGAGTAGCTTTGAGGTCGAGCCAAATGAAGTTTCCATTCTTGCAGCGAAAGCGATATTCGATGCGTGTGCTAAGTCCGCGCAAATTGTCGAGCCGCGCTTGCTCCACAGCGGGGACATCGTCCGGGTGAATGCGCGTGCTAAAGTCACTCTGGTCGATCTCTTCTGGTGAATAGCCGGTGATGCGATAGAACGACGGGCTGACATAGTGCGGCCGACGATTGAGATCCGAGAGGCTGACAAAATCCTCCATCGAATCGGCCAGCAAGCGATACTGTTCCTCTTGCTCGCGATGGCGGCGCTCAACCTCTTTGCGTTCGGTAATATCGATCGCCGCGCCGAGCATGCGCACCGGATTGCCATCCCCATCGAAGATGGTTCGCCCACGGTCGGCGATCCAGCGCACCGAACTGTCGGGCCAAATCACGCGATAATCTTGGGCAAAGTTGCCATCCCCTGTCAGCGCGTTGACGATCGCAACGCGCACATCATCCCGATCCTGTGGGTGAATTGCTTCGAGGAAGCACTCAACCGAGGTGTGAAACATGCCGCGCGGGCGACCATGCATCGGCCCCAGTTCAGGCGAACCAGCGACGGAGTTGGTTTTAAGATTCCATTCCCAAGTTCCCACCTTGGCAGCCTCGAGCGTCAGTCGTAGGCGTTCTTCACTTTCGGCTAACGCGGCTTCGGTCGCTTTGCGATGGTCGATGTCGAGTGTCACCCCCACCATGCGAATGGGCTCTCCCGTCGGCGAAGTATGCACACGTCCGTGCCCTTCGAGCCAATGGATCGAGCCATCGAGATGCCGCACCCGAAATTCGATCATGTAGTCGGTGTGGTTTTCGATCGAGCTTTGAATAGCGCGCTCGACACGCGGTAGATCTTCGGGATGGATGCGGGCAAAAAAATCTTCGTTCCGTCCTCGGTCGTTTTGCATCGGCGCGCCGAACAGCTCGCCAATCAGCGGATCACCTTTGATCAAGCCCGACTGGAGGTCGAAGTCCCAGGGCGCTAGTTTTGCCGAACTCATCGCCATGCGTAAAAACAGTTCCCGTTCCCGCAACTGGTGCTCGGTCGCCTTGCGCTGATCGATGTCGATCGACACCCCTACGAGATGCGTGGGACGCCCTTCAGCATCGCGTCGCGCCTTGCCTCGCGCATCGACCCAGTGAATCGAACCATCGGGCCACACGACGCGATACTCGACCGCGTAGTCCAGGCCCGTTTGCACACTTCGCTGAATCAGGTGCGACACCAACTGGCGATCGTCGGGGTGCACCAGTTCCATGAAGGCGGCTGCATTGTTCACCCTTGCCAGCGGCGAAATACCGTAGACTTGTCCCTCTTCCGACGTCCATTTCAGAATGTCGTTGTCGATCTCCCATTCCCAGGCCACCATCCGCGCAGCGGAGAGGGCGACGTCGAGCATCATCCGATTTTCACGCAGCAAAGCTTCCGTCCGACGCTGTTCCTCTACGATGCGCCACACAGCCACCATCCCACCGATGTCGGGATCTTCGGTCATGTTCACGCCCGAGGCCTCGACCCACACCCAGTCGCCACTGTGGTGCATGATGCGCAGATAGCTTGGTCCCACGCGCGTGCCAGGTTTGGTGGCCAACTGGCTCCAACTTTCTCGCAGCATCGGCATGTCGTCGGGATGGACACGCGAGAACGGGGTTTGCGTGTGGAGCTCTTCACGCGATACGCCTGAAATCGTGACCGCAGCTTCGTTGTCGAACAGATGCCGCCCCTGCAGCGACATCACCGAAACTCCGTCGTTCACCGCGAGGTCCAGCAGTTTGCGATAGCCAGTAGCGCTCAGCTCACCTTGGTAGTCGCTCCCGTCGGTGGGGAGATACGACGTCTCAGGGGTCAAAAACAGAAGTTGCCAGCCTGCAAAATGGGGGTGAGCGATCGCCAATGGCTGTGTTTGCACCAGGATGTAGATCGACTCGAGCGGCAACTGCTGCGGAACGGAAGCATGACGCAGTTTCGCTGCAAACGAAGAGCGAAGCTCGAGTTCCCCGGAAAGAGGCGATTCGCTGATCGCAAGGAGATCGACCAGCGGAAGTCCCACGAGCGTTTTGCCCGTTGGCCCGACGAGCGACACTGCATTTTGCGAGGCAAAACGAATGATCCCCTCGCCATCGATCGCGAGGACCGGTTTTTCGCTTCCGCCAAAAAGCAATTCGAGGCTTGCACCAACTTCAGTAACTCGAGACGTAAACGCACTTAAATCCACCATAACCGCCCTCCCCCTTCAGCTGGCGATTGTAGCACAGCTGCAGAGTATGGGTCGTAAAACAGCAACGGCCGAGCAGTTTTGAGTTGCTCGGCCGTCAGGGTTTTTAGTCGTGGATTGCCAGTGCGGCGGCAATCTTCAGTGCGGGTTGCCGTCTACTCTTTGCGCGTCGCTTCGGTTTTCACTTCCATCGCAGCGGCGAGTTGTTCGGCACGGTTTCCGGGTTTGCCCCCGAAAACACGTTCGTCGTAGATCGCCAGGGCATGCAGGCCGTGACCGAGAGGTCCGATCGACCAGTTCATGTCGCGATGTTCGGTCAGCAGATTGGTCAGATAGCTCACGCTCTTAATCATCTCAGGCTTGGTGAGTTCTTCCTTCGAGAGCGAGAACGACAGCCACTCGGTGATGTGACCGGTTGTTTCCAGGCGGCGGCTAGGGGGGCCATTATCGGCACGTCCTACGAACCAGCTGGTGCTGAAGCTGCCGTCGGGATTTTGCAGGTAGAAAGCGTACTTGTGATAGTCCTGAATGAACTTCTGAGCGCGAAGCCACTGGCCATCGAACGGTTCTTTACGAATTTCCCGTTTGCGAACGGCATAGCTGAAGCCGGTTAGACGGTGAGTACCGCCACAAGCTGCTCCGATGATCGGCTGTTTCAGTTCTTCCTGGATCAAGCGTTCGATCGTCCAGTCCTGACCATCGTTGCTCTTCCATTTCTCGTCCGACTTCAGATAGTGCACGAGCGAGATCAGTTTGAACGTCAATTCCGTTGCTGGGCGGCAGGTCAGTTTTTCGTGTTCGATCAAATCGGCGACAGTCAGTTTCTGGTTTTCGACCAGCATCGGGAAGTCGGTTTTCACCTTCGACTGGGCCAGCATCGAGAGATACTGCCCCGCATGTCCCTGCACGCCAGGGCCGATCTTGGCTTGGAGCTTACCGCCGCTGAGGTGGAAGAGATTTTGGTTGTTGCAAACGCCGTTGTAGTTGAGCCAGCCAATCGCGTTGACACGGCGATTGCCGACGATCAGTTCGCTATCCACGCCGTAGGCAATCATGGCATGCATGGCACCCCAAGGACTGCGGATCGCAACGTTTTCAGGCTTGTAGTAGTAGATTGCCAGGCACTTGCGGAGGCGATCGCGAAGTTCGAGCAGCTCGGGAGTCAGTTCGGTAGCACCTTCGACTTTTTCTTCGGTCTTGTCTGCCGACTCTTCCCCGTCGGTCGCAGCGGCTTCGGAACCTTCCGTAACCGGTCCATCGGTGACGGTGCCCTGGGCTGGTTCGTCGGTCATCTCTGCGGGGGTCGTAGCGTCGGCTG
This window of the Pirellula staleyi DSM 6068 genome carries:
- a CDS encoding PAS domain S-box protein, whose product is MVDLSAFTSRVTEVGASLELLFGGSEKPVLAIDGEGIIRFASQNAVSLVGPTGKTLVGLPLVDLLAISESPLSGELELRSSFAAKLRHASVPQQLPLESIYILVQTQPLAIAHPHFAGWQLLFLTPETSYLPTDGSDYQGELSATGYRKLLDLAVNDGVSVMSLQGRHLFDNEAAVTISGVSREELHTQTPFSRVHPDDMPMLRESWSQLATKPGTRVGPSYLRIMHHSGDWVWVEASGVNMTEDPDIGGMVAVWRIVEEQRRTEALLRENRMMLDVALSAARMVAWEWEIDNDILKWTSEEGQVYGISPLARVNNAAAFMELVHPDDRQLVSHLIQRSVQTGLDYAVEYRVVWPDGSIHWVDARGKARRDAEGRPTHLVGVSIDIDQRKATEHQLRERELFLRMAMSSAKLAPWDFDLQSGLIKGDPLIGELFGAPMQNDRGRNEDFFARIHPEDLPRVERAIQSSIENHTDYMIEFRVRHLDGSIHWLEGHGRVHTSPTGEPIRMVGVTLDIDHRKATEAALAESEERLRLTLEAAKVGTWEWNLKTNSVAGSPELGPMHGRPRGMFHTSVECFLEAIHPQDRDDVRVAIVNALTGDGNFAQDYRVIWPDSSVRWIADRGRTIFDGDGNPVRMLGAAIDITERKEVERRHREQEEQYRLLADSMEDFVSLSDLNRRPHYVSPSFYRITGYSPEEIDQSDFSTRIHPDDVPAVEQARLDNLRGLSTRIEYRFRCKNGNFIWLDLKATPVGLGDGKVDRIVCCARDITDRKLAELSALQSEARYRELVELSPEAIGIVQDGAFVYGNPAAVELLAARDIDDFLGVKMEDVIHPDDLTSTYERVQHVVATQQAVPLRQIRAVRRDGKVITIETRVGPCVYGGKPAVQVIGRDVTQRLLTEEALRESEARWRSLVENAPDIIMMVDRSGLISFINKAGPGFRIEDVIGSSSLQFISPSSQMRARDAYARAWDYGETVDFEIEATPQNHESQYYEVRVSPIRSGERTVALINISRDITDRKRLAEERLQIERKLQETQRLESLGLLAGGVAHDFNNLLTGVINYTVLAASKLAPKSSPVEYLEKAETAARRAADLTRQLLAYSGRGKLVTQPLNVSSVVSEMRELLQTSISKRITFSLQLTSNLPAVIADATQLRQVIMNLILNASEAIGTEIGVVTLKTHLVEATTESLISPYSSDLLPPGKYVCVEVSDTGCGMVPATLQRIFDPFFSTKFAGRGLGLSAVLGIVRGHHGAIQVQSVPGSGTTFRVLLPIQAGETEAPEQVATPLPAAPTAIGSSPLVLLIDDEEVARMSVEAVLLSENFRVELAANGREGLELFSKIKDIDLVILDLTMPDLDGEQVFRVLRQQCPEVRVIITSGYSTEEIALKHAGDDRVGFVQKATGPRALLSEIRRILGR
- a CDS encoding ubiquinol-cytochrome c reductase iron-sulfur subunit; this translates as MAKKMSVEEILAAARGGKKADSPAPAASTPEPEAPAAPAPSEPTAAASEPAASAAASAPVKAAPKGGAGMSMADILAAARAKKGDAPAAAAAPAPKAEKPAAPKPAAAAKPAAEVATKEPAKESGPKDTASILAAVRKGAKPGPVSKSELAAKAKPDETPAKKKLEVPPMPAKPAYAQPKQAAAGDDPSRRTFLAASLAAVGGMFGSSLAVGFMSLAATQVMWLLGLARFMFPNILIEPPTRFKVGFPSNFGPGQVETKFIPQFGVWIVRYEFEGQPMLYALKAVCTHLGCTPNWLEGEQKFKCPCHGSGFYKDGVNFEGPAPRPLERYAISLADDGQLEVDKSRTFNQELGQWKDPSSFVPV
- a CDS encoding NYN domain-containing protein; protein product: MRRDSRNRAEQAKQLADQLARSVEAKSRDVRIEGFVQAALPPLVTLHWLIDGYNLLHASDLIPPDGKAPVLARSRELLLSFLTLLLSKTKASRTLVVFDGMHSPPGLPKSFHYRGLTVQFSTRNQSADDLLEEILEQHPAPKQVTVISSDHRVQRGARSRGANYIDSDMWLVEQKRLGQQAQKEKSSLESEKPAPPASPGEVSKWLDFFE
- the purD gene encoding phosphoribosylamine--glycine ligase, translated to MKILVVGNGGREHALAWKLKKSPRVTRVFVAPGNAGTAIDAENVDIPSEDIPALVKFAKQNAIDLTVVGPEMPLVAGLVDAFQASKLRVFGPTRAAAQLEGSKVFCKNLLHSADVPTADYHVFRDPESATRFVTDRYPSDDESVPLVIKADGLAAGKGVVVCSTRRDALSAIDRIGRQKEFGAAGKQIVVEERLDGQEASVLAFTDGRTIVTLPPAQDHKPAYDGDAGPNTGGMGAYCPAPLVGDKMLRWIEEHILVPTVHAMKRSRQPFKGVLYAGLMITHQGPKVLEYNVRLGDPECQPLLMRLDSDLVDLLEATIDSRLDEIAPPKWDPRPSVSVVMASEGYPGNYEKGRPIRGLEEAAAIPDVKVFHSGTTIDANGNVVTSGGRVLAVTALGTTISAAKLQAYTAVKCIRWQGAWCRKDISDKALAGPREDFRKR
- a CDS encoding cytochrome b N-terminal domain-containing protein — encoded protein: MASLSEIIRESQIWKSIFRHPMPVDRRNRIVVMLTNFFLHLHPVSIKKQGIALSFTWCMGGVTFFLFLVETVTGVLLMFYYRPVIEWAYNDILALRDVTSMGILRELHRWGAHAMVITVWLHMYRVFLTGSYKPPREFNWVVGVVLLLLTLLMSFTGYLLPWDQLAVWAITVGSNMARATPILGYEGPGAQFLNIDGIAMITNASDARFGLLGARFVGEETLNRFYVLHCVAIPLAVSLLLAIHFWRVRKDGGISGPL